TTGGGGGAGAATGAGCCCTTCCACAGTTTCTCTGCCCACCGGGGGGGTTCTGGGTGGAAAGACACAGGAAACACTGGGCTGCTGCTGAGACTGGCTCTATGAATGTTCCAGGCCCCAGGGCCTCCTCCTGCCCTTCCACACCTGAAGCTTCTACCAGCTCTGCTCCCAGGCTCCCCAGCCCGCTCCCCACTCCTGGGCTCAAGGCCCCCGCATGGTTGGGAGGTGAAAGTCCCAGGTTGGGGCCTGAATACTTCGctgccagccccgcccccaggctgGCATTGGGCAAACCCACCAGCCCTGAACTCTGTCCCACTGGATCCCTCAGGAGGGAGAGGGACTTCCTTGAAGGGGTCTCAGTGGCCACCCGTCTTATTCTCTTCTGCCCACACTGCAGGCCCCGATCCACGTACAGTGACCCAGGTGGCCGGCTCAGCACACGTGGACATGGTGCACGAGGTGAAGCTGTGAAGCCACCCAGGCGGCCGTTCCAAGAGCACGCCCTGTGCGTCGGGGTCTCTGCCCACAGTCACCTCCTTATCACTAGGCGGCCGCAGTGTCCTGGAGGAGTGTGCGTGGGGACTGAATTTCACACTGGGAATATACATGTGGTATTGCTGTGTTTGTCCTTAGGGTTGATGTCCCTGCGCCAAGTAATGCCTCCGAGTAGCCTAGACACTCCCAGACCTGCAAACACTAGGGCGTGCTCATCCAGGATCTGTGTTATCATGCAGTCAGGGCTGGGACCCAGTGGGTGGGCTCTCTGCCTTCTTCTGCAACCCTTTCCGCACAAGATTTCTACTGCACCCGGGAGAAGACCTCGGTGGCACATCCCCTATCCCGCTTCCCAGCCCCAAGCAGTGGCCAGCCCAGACCAACCCACTGGAGAAGTTCATGGTAAGTGTGGGGAGCCTGGAGACGGCTGGGGTTCTGAACATAGTCTCCACATCCACAGGCGATCTCTGGAGGCCGCAAGGGCTTGGTCACTGAGACCAGAAAGGCTTCCAGCATCCAGTCCGGGACCCTGCTGGCAGAAGGGGAGCACCTGGGAGTCTCCACTGCCCTGCTGCCCTCCCCCACCATGAAAATCCTGCAGAAACAGCAGCTAGAAGTACTGAGCACCTACAAATACGtgtcctgtttcctcttcatgggTGAGGGGAACCGAGCTGGGGTCCACTAGGGAAGATGGAAAGGGGGAAGGTGGGAGAGAAAGGCTGGAGCCCACCCTCACCTGGACCACTAGGGCCAGGGACGGAGGGCCCAGAAGTCCAGCTGGGAGACCGGCAAGGGTCTCACTGGTGAGGGTGGAGAAGTCATTGCAGTTTCAGAAGCTAAATCATTCTCCTTTCTCATTTGTACCCAGgccctttcttttcccttcttggCGTCTTCCTCCTCTTCACCTCCCTCTGGTGGCTGTCTGTTCTCTACACGGTGTGGTTATTCCTGGACTGGGACACAACCTGCCAAGGTGAGCGCTTAAACAAGGGCCCAGGGAGAAGAGGTGATAAAGGGTGTCTGTAGGAATTCTTCCCCCACACTTATCTGTCTGCTCAAGGAGGAAGGCGTTCTCAGTGGATAAGGAATTGGGTTCTTTGGAAACACATGAGGGATTATTTCCCCATTAAGGTAAGAGGACACCCTCCAAGGGATGCTCTCCCCCTTCCACTCCCCTACCCCACCACCTCCTCACCCCTCCTCACCTCTCCCTGTGATggctgcttcagttcagtcaatcgGGCGGCGAGTGTGGTGGTGTTTCAAGAGTGAACCGTGTGCCCTTGACTGCATTTTGATTCTGAACTCTGAAGTCTGTTAGTGTGGAGGGAGGTCTTGTCCCGTAAGTCTTCTGTGCTTATTTCCCTCACcctgtcccctgccccccacagctGATTAAAACAGCAGAGCTGCCCTCAAACAGGAACTACGTGCTTGCCACCCACCCACATGGGATCCTGAGCGTCGGAGTCTTCTGTAACTTCTGCACTGAGGTCACTGGCTCCTCGCAGCAGTTCCCCGGGCTTCGGTTCTCGTTGGCCATATTGAACAGTCTCTTTTACCTCCCAGTCTATCGAGACTATGTTATGTCCTATGGTAAGTCTTGAGCTGAGTGACAGAGGCGACTCCATCTGGCCGGAGTGGTCCCCACTCACAGCCTACTGCGGGCACTCGGCTTGAACTCCCAGTGGAGGGTCAGGAAGTGGCTTTGGAGCAAGGGTTCCGCATCCTTGCTGGGAGAGGCGCTGTAGGGCACATTGACAGGGGGATGGAGGTAAGGAGTTTGGAAAGAAAGCGGTGGTATCTCACTCTTCCTGTGCTAAAGGGAGAAGAGCCTAGGGAGCCAATGAGTGGGTAAGATCTGTTCCCGCACCCCCTCTTGTCCACAGGAACATGTTCCGTGAACCACCAGAGCCTGGATTTTATTCTGTCGCAGCCCCAGCTCGGCCAGGCTGTGCTCATATTGGTCGGCGGAGCCCACGAGGCCCTGCATGCCGTCCCAGGGGAGCACTGCCTCACTCTCCGGAACTGTAAAGGCTTTGTCCGCCTGGCACTGAGGCACGGGTGAGCAAGGATCCAGCCGGGGTTGCCTCCAATGGTCGGAACCTCACAGCGTCTCTGGGGATCTACACTCTATGCCCACACACCCGCCCCCTGGACATGGACTGTGTGTCCCCAGAGCTTACACGGTGACCACCTCTAGAGGGCGCTCTGGGCAGCCCTTGAATGTTTCCTCTGTGCCCAGCCCTGAGGCCCATTCCCCAGGCTTCCTCccaggcagagagacagacaggatcACGGTGCAAATCGCTGGACCCAGTGTCTTGGATGCCCACAGTTCATTGCTTTGTGACATCCTCTCACAGGCAAGACTTTAGGCTTCTTTATTTGTGAAATAGGGTGAACACCCACCTTGCCACCACGTTGTAGTTGAGACTGTATGAGAAAATGTATATAGGGTGGCCCAAACACATTCGTCTTAAGAACCATGAGtcccggacttccctggtggtccagtggctaagacaccatactcccaatgcaggggacctgggtttggttcctgatcagggaactagatcccacacgccccaACGAAGACCTGGCAGaaccaaaaaactaaataaaaatatttaagtccCTTCTTCCAGGTCTTTCCTTGTAGTAACATTGTTTGGCCTACAAAGTGCTTCAGATGGCCTTGGGAAGTGGGAACCTCTGGAGGAAGAATGCAGGGGGCACTCTTAGAGCCTCTTATGTGACCAACCCTCTTCTTTCTTgtctccccaccctcccagcacCTCCCTTGTGCCCGTGTACTCCTTTGGGGAGAATGACATCTTCAGAGTTAAGGCTTTTGCCCCAGACTCCTGGCAGCGTCTGTTCCAGGTCACCATCAAGAAGGTCGTGGGCATTTCTCCTTGCGTCTTCTGGGGCCGTGGTCTCTTCTCAGA
The sequence above is drawn from the Cervus canadensis isolate Bull #8, Minnesota chromosome 32, ASM1932006v1, whole genome shotgun sequence genome and encodes:
- the LOC122433580 gene encoding 2-acylglycerol O-acyltransferase 3-like, translated to MVHEVKLFLLHPGEDLGGTSPIPLPSPKQWPAQTNPLEKFMSPHPQAISGGRKGLVTETRKASSIQSGTLLAEGEHLGVSTALLPSPTMKILQKQQLEVLSTYKYVSCFLFMGPFFSLLGVFLLFTSLWWLSVLYTVWLFLDWDTTCQGGRRSQWIRNWVLWKHMRDYFPIKLIKTAELPSNRNYVLATHPHGILSVGVFCNFCTEVTGSSQQFPGLRFSLAILNSLFYLPVYRDYVMSYGTCSVNHQSLDFILSQPQLGQAVLILVGGAHEALHAVPGEHCLTLRNCKGFVRLALRHGTSLVPVYSFGENDIFRVKAFAPDSWQRLFQVTIKKVVGISPCVFWGRGLFSDKSCGLVPLARPITTVVGRPIPVPQCPQPTKEQVDYYHTLYMKALEQLFEEHKESCGLPASARLTFI